A segment of the bacterium genome:
TCCGTGGTAGACTCGTACCATGAAACCGACCGCCTCCCGACCGGCTGTGGACTTCATCGCAACCGCCTGGCAGGACGAGGCCCCGGACCTCGGCGTCCTGAAAAGGTGGCTGCACGAGAACACCCGGCTCGGCCCGCACCGGGTCCTGCCGGAACCGCCCCGGTCGATCCGCGACATTTATCTCGACACACCGGACCTGAGGATCCTGCGCGCCGGATTCGCCCTGCGGATCCGGCGGACGGCCGGTTCGGCGACGGCTTCTCTCGATGAGCCGACGCGTCTGGACGACGGCGGCGATCGTCGTGGGACCGTGCAGCCGCTGGTGTCGGACCGGGTGGGGCCGTCGCTCGGGGAGCGGGGGCCGGTTGTCGACCGGCTGCGGGTGATCTGCCGGGAGGACGAACTGGCGGTCCTGGCGCGGATCCGGATCGAGAGGCGCACCTACCGGATCGTCCACGGCTCCGACCCGAGCCCCAGCGCGGAGGTCGCCCTCGACCGCAGCTTCCTCACCGATGCCACCGGCCACACCCATCGGCGAACTTGTCTGAACATCGCGGTTGCACACGCCGGCGATCCGGCGTTCCGCGCCCTTGCCGACCGGCTGCGCGGGCAGTACGGCCAGCAGGGAGCGCGTGGCGCGGCGGAATCGGCCTTCGCGTGGGCGATCCGGGCGGCCGGCGTCGAGGTGGACAGGACGGTGTCCCTCGGTTCCGGGGTGTCCGGGGAGATCGAGCACGCGATGTCCGTGCGGCAGGCCGCGGACTCGGTCCTGCGCCGGTACCTCGCGTCGTTCCTCTGGCACGAGCCCGGCACCCGTCTCGGCGAAGATCCGGAGCAACTGCACGACATGCGGGTGGCGTGCCGCCGTCTGAGGGCGGCCCTGCAACTGTTCCGTCCGGTCTATCCCGGGCGGGAGGCGGACCGGCTGCGTCGCGGGCTCGGCGACTTCGGGCGCCGTCTGGGCGAGGTGCGCGACCTCGACGTCTTCATCGACGACGTCGGGCGCAGGTGCGGCGGCTTGCGGTCGGCGGACGCCGCCGCGGCCGGGCCGCTGCTGCTGCACCTCGAGCGGGAGAGGGCGCGGGCCCGCGAGCGCTTGCGGGATTCCCTGGATTCAGCGGACTTCGCCGCCCTGAAGCGCGACCTCGCCGCATTGCGGCCTTGCGCGCCGGCCGAAGCCGCGGCGGTGGACCTGCCGCGTTTCGCCTCCCGGGTCGTCCGCCGGGCTCACCGCCGGGTGAGGCGTCTGAGTCGGGGTCTGGCCCCCGACTCGCCGGCGACGGAATTCCACCGGCTGCGGATCGCGGTCAAGCGGCTGCGTTACACGCTCGGGTTCTTCGAGGATCTCTACGGCTCGGCGGCGAAGAGGCCGCTCGCGAGTCTTGTCGACGCCCAGGACCGGCTCGGTCGGCACCAGGATGCCCGGATCGCGGTGGACAAACTGAGACGGATCGTCGTCGAGGATCCGGCGGGGTTCACCCCCGGGAGCTGGCTGGCCCTGGGCGAACTCATGCAGGTCCATCGCGAACGCGCGAAGAAACTGCGCCGTCGGCTTCCGCGCCGGCTGCGCCGGCTGGCCCGGAAGCGCTGGCGGGTCCTCGGGCAGGCCATGACACGCCTGCCTGACGGGATCGTGACGCCGTGGATCGAGGTCGCAGGACGCGAGAACCCGGCCGCTGTTTCGAGCGGGGAAGCGGCGCCGCCGCCCGCCGCCCTCGAGCCGCCGTGCGCGGGCGCCCCGATCGGGTCCACCCCCGAATCCCGCGGCAAGACCGTCGGGCATTGATCGGAGACGACTGTGGAACTCCTGCTCATCCGCCACGCGATCGCCGAGGAGCGCAGCAGCGGCGATTGGAACGGCGACCGCGAGCGCCCCCTGACGTCCGCGGGGGCGGACAGGTTCCGCCGCATCGCGCGCGTGCTGGCGACGGTCTGGGACCCGCCCGACCTGGTGCTCACCAGCCCTTACGCGCGCGCCTGGCAGACGGCGCAGATCCTCGAGGAGGATGCCGGCTGGGCGGCGCCCGAAGCGTGTCCCGAACTCGAACCGACGAACCTGCCGGCCACGGTCCTCGACGCCCTGCGGGCGCGAGACGCCGCGGAGCGTGTCGTCCTGGTGGGTCACGAACCCATGATGAGCGGGACCCTGTCGCTGC
Coding sequences within it:
- a CDS encoding CHAD domain-containing protein gives rise to the protein MKPTASRPAVDFIATAWQDEAPDLGVLKRWLHENTRLGPHRVLPEPPRSIRDIYLDTPDLRILRAGFALRIRRTAGSATASLDEPTRLDDGGDRRGTVQPLVSDRVGPSLGERGPVVDRLRVICREDELAVLARIRIERRTYRIVHGSDPSPSAEVALDRSFLTDATGHTHRRTCLNIAVAHAGDPAFRALADRLRGQYGQQGARGAAESAFAWAIRAAGVEVDRTVSLGSGVSGEIEHAMSVRQAADSVLRRYLASFLWHEPGTRLGEDPEQLHDMRVACRRLRAALQLFRPVYPGREADRLRRGLGDFGRRLGEVRDLDVFIDDVGRRCGGLRSADAAAAGPLLLHLERERARARERLRDSLDSADFAALKRDLAALRPCAPAEAAAVDLPRFASRVVRRAHRRVRRLSRGLAPDSPATEFHRLRIAVKRLRYTLGFFEDLYGSAAKRPLASLVDAQDRLGRHQDARIAVDKLRRIVVEDPAGFTPGSWLALGELMQVHRERAKKLRRRLPRRLRRLARKRWRVLGQAMTRLPDGIVTPWIEVAGRENPAAVSSGEAAPPPAALEPPCAGAPIGSTPESRGKTVGH
- a CDS encoding histidine phosphatase family protein, with amino-acid sequence MELLLIRHAIAEERSSGDWNGDRERPLTSAGADRFRRIARVLATVWDPPDLVLTSPYARAWQTAQILEEDAGWAAPEACPELEPTNLPATVLDALRARDAAERVVLVGHEPMMSGTLSLLLGGSAGAVLLEMKKGGAALVRCDAPPLAGTAELVWLLPPRVLLAAGGD